From the Alloalcanivorax dieselolei B5 genome, one window contains:
- a CDS encoding aldehyde dehydrogenase family protein: MRNNFIDGVWLPGFDGRRNINPSDTADVIDEYAQADEAQTRQAVSAARRAFPGWSRCGIQARADALDFIGSELRARREELGRLLSREEGKTLPEGIAEVTRAAQIFRFFAGEVVRSGGETLPSVRPGLDVHVTREPVGVVGIITPWNFPIAIPAWKIAPALAYGNCVVFKPADLVPGSAWALTEIISRSGLPEGVFNLVMGRGSVVGQTLLEETGVDAISFTGSVNTGQRVMATAGARFAKLQLEMGGKNPLVVLADADLDQAAEVAVQGAYFSTGQRCTASSRFIVEKAIYSRFVDAVQQRLAGLKVDHALESGTDIGPVVDQSQLDQDLDYVAIGRDEGARLVHGGERLNRASEGFYMAPALFADTDPAMRIAREEIFGPVACAIPADNYEHALMLANDSPFGLSAGICTTSLKYASHFRHHAEAGMVMVNVPTAGVDYHVPFGGRKGSSYGSREQGRYAVEFFTTVKTAYVAP, encoded by the coding sequence ATGCGTAATAACTTTATTGATGGCGTCTGGCTTCCTGGTTTCGACGGGCGGCGCAATATCAATCCATCGGACACCGCCGATGTCATTGACGAGTACGCCCAGGCGGACGAGGCCCAGACCCGTCAGGCGGTCAGCGCCGCCCGTCGTGCCTTTCCCGGCTGGAGCCGTTGCGGCATCCAGGCCCGCGCCGATGCGTTGGATTTCATCGGTTCGGAACTGCGGGCGCGCCGGGAAGAACTGGGCCGGCTGCTGTCCCGGGAAGAGGGCAAGACACTGCCGGAAGGTATCGCCGAAGTGACCCGCGCCGCGCAGATTTTCCGCTTCTTCGCAGGCGAAGTGGTACGTTCCGGCGGCGAGACGCTGCCATCGGTGCGGCCCGGTCTGGATGTGCATGTCACCCGCGAACCGGTGGGTGTGGTGGGGATTATCACGCCTTGGAATTTTCCTATTGCCATTCCCGCCTGGAAGATCGCCCCGGCGCTGGCTTACGGCAATTGCGTGGTGTTCAAGCCCGCCGACCTGGTTCCGGGTTCCGCCTGGGCGCTGACGGAAATCATCAGCCGCAGCGGTTTACCCGAGGGGGTATTCAACCTGGTGATGGGGCGCGGCAGTGTGGTTGGCCAGACCCTGTTGGAAGAGACCGGAGTGGATGCCATCTCCTTTACTGGATCGGTGAATACGGGGCAGCGCGTGATGGCCACGGCCGGTGCCCGTTTCGCCAAACTGCAATTGGAGATGGGTGGCAAGAATCCGCTGGTGGTGCTTGCCGATGCCGACCTGGACCAGGCCGCGGAAGTGGCCGTGCAGGGGGCCTATTTCTCCACCGGCCAGCGTTGCACCGCCTCCTCCCGATTCATTGTGGAGAAAGCAATCTACTCCCGTTTCGTGGATGCGGTACAGCAACGGTTGGCGGGCCTTAAGGTGGATCATGCGTTGGAATCGGGTACCGACATCGGCCCGGTGGTGGACCAAAGCCAGCTCGATCAGGATCTGGATTACGTCGCCATTGGCCGTGACGAAGGCGCCCGCCTGGTCCATGGCGGCGAGCGCCTGAACCGCGCCAGCGAAGGTTTCTACATGGCTCCGGCGTTGTTCGCCGACACCGATCCCGCTATGCGTATTGCCCGTGAAGAAATTTTTGGGCCGGTGGCGTGCGCCATCCCGGCGGATAATTACGAGCATGCGCTGATGTTGGCCAACGACTCACCGTTCGGTTTGTCCGCCGGCATCTGCACCACTTCGCTCAAGTACGCCAGCCATTTTCGTCATCACGCCGAGGCCGGCATGGTGATGGTCAATGTGCCCACCGCGGGAGTGGATTACCATGTGCCTTTTGGCGGCCGCAAAGGTTCCAGCTACGGCTCGCGGGAGCAGGGCCGCTACGCGGTGGAGTTCTTCACCACCGTTAAGACCGCCTACGTCGCGCCTTGA
- a CDS encoding tetratricopeptide repeat protein, with the protein MTLKPLSLILVFTLSAPVLAVNPQRVQSLNDQALSLHSEGNYQQAEDHYRQLLPLLEEHFGVGSIEEAKIRASIADTQLARQQYDEAEQTYRQVLALLERHHDTLLEADALNGLASALYLRRRYGQAEPLYLQANTLLKAEPSAPLEQRLLVLDNLAALYQTLGRGHQARQYQDQARRLRRNTATRP; encoded by the coding sequence ATGACCCTCAAACCGTTATCACTGATATTGGTGTTCACGCTGAGCGCACCGGTATTGGCCGTGAACCCGCAACGGGTTCAAAGCCTTAACGACCAGGCCCTGTCCTTACACTCCGAGGGAAACTATCAGCAAGCAGAGGATCACTATCGTCAGCTGTTACCGCTGCTGGAAGAACACTTTGGCGTGGGCAGTATCGAGGAGGCAAAGATCCGGGCCAGCATTGCCGATACCCAACTCGCCCGCCAGCAATACGATGAGGCGGAGCAAACCTACAGACAGGTGCTCGCCCTGCTGGAACGGCACCATGACACCTTACTCGAAGCAGACGCATTGAATGGTCTGGCTTCAGCGCTGTACTTGCGCCGCCGCTACGGACAGGCGGAACCTTTGTACCTGCAAGCCAACACGCTGCTCAAGGCCGAACCCTCGGCGCCGCTGGAGCAGCGTTTGCTGGTGCTCGACAACCTGGCCGCGCTCTACCAAACCCTGGGGCGCGGCCATCAAGCGCGGCAGTATCAGGATCAGGCCCGACGGCTTCGGCGAAACACGGCGACCCGGCCCTGA
- a CDS encoding PKD domain-containing protein, with product MQCLKTLCALLCASLLLAACGGGGGGGGGDSTPRPIANAGPDQTVEMGTTVTLDGTQSSSPTDGATLSYTWSLASKPVGSTAALSDEAGAQPTFVTDLPGTYEADLVVNDGTADSGHDAVIITATNPDPVAIAETEHHVLIGTTVMLDGNSSVPPTGGDAAQLIYNWHLQDLPTGSTASLAQTGTGLTSFYADVAGTYTAILTVSYQEKTSAPLTVTIVAGNANSKPMADAGGPYTIERGQTLTLDGTGSSDADNDQLSYRWYLMSPGNDAAPAAIWIPNGSELTLDNGLQGHDTASPTLTPDVAGTWTAYLVVHDGTSISNLSSASITVTKPESAENTPPVASFYSKPRVGFIAPVPTDEVELGGTVWSSGSSYDIDGTNIGSSNRRYQWISTPAGYDAEDLTGKGSFSFTPTVEGQYTVEMTVNDGEVDSEPVRRTFIARTGANRAPTPSISVDSQTILVGQTGWFDGSGSTDPDDNALTYHWHLLDKPDGSTAQLRYQNVTRTDGTVLNNARAGIVADQAGVYIVILAVTDSHGVTSNLTSTYYGRILVKSQNNPPVIDSISNDNDHLVNRRRNTHFNDADQPYVIDDGSEPVLLYTQNAVDPDLDTLYYLWTLQQPAGSELPDASVDATFTAGKPLVAGTYTATAIVSDGIDTSEPHSLNFNAVQRADYPSLLLEDYHSAGEINSWDRVTQSGFATGMPGDAPRQRAFPYWDHADNSFPITAFQLVEGDNAIKNYRLTAFGGNYTIIKVHASAPRRSGTEAFSGKFSGLTEGQVIRRGESIDFSLILTAPANADEVMRDVGPDPELPEGAYDPGNALIGMTYTFEIAEKPGWTFEYAPASY from the coding sequence ATGCAATGCCTGAAAACACTCTGCGCCCTGTTGTGCGCTTCTTTACTGCTGGCCGCCTGTGGCGGCGGAGGTGGTGGCGGAGGAGGTGATTCCACGCCCCGCCCCATCGCCAACGCCGGCCCCGATCAGACCGTGGAAATGGGCACCACCGTCACCCTCGATGGCACGCAAAGCAGCTCACCCACCGACGGCGCCACCCTCAGCTACACCTGGTCCCTGGCCAGCAAACCGGTTGGCAGCACCGCCGCGCTGTCCGATGAGGCCGGGGCGCAACCCACCTTCGTGACCGATCTGCCCGGTACCTACGAAGCGGATCTGGTGGTCAACGACGGCACCGCCGACAGCGGCCATGACGCCGTCATCATCACCGCCACCAATCCTGACCCGGTGGCCATCGCCGAAACCGAGCACCATGTGCTGATCGGCACCACCGTTATGCTGGACGGCAACAGCAGTGTACCGCCTACCGGTGGTGACGCCGCTCAGTTGATTTACAACTGGCATCTGCAGGATCTGCCCACCGGCAGTACCGCATCACTGGCACAAACCGGCACCGGCCTGACCAGCTTCTACGCGGATGTGGCCGGTACTTACACCGCCATCCTGACGGTCAGCTACCAGGAAAAAACCAGCGCGCCTCTGACCGTCACCATTGTCGCCGGAAACGCCAACAGCAAACCGATGGCCGATGCCGGCGGCCCTTACACTATTGAGCGCGGCCAAACCCTGACCCTGGATGGCACCGGCAGCAGCGATGCCGACAACGACCAGCTCAGCTATCGCTGGTACCTGATGAGCCCGGGTAATGACGCCGCTCCCGCCGCCATCTGGATACCCAATGGATCAGAGCTGACGCTGGACAACGGCTTGCAGGGACACGATACCGCAAGCCCCACTTTGACACCGGATGTCGCCGGTACCTGGACCGCTTACCTGGTCGTCCACGACGGCACATCCATCAGCAACCTCAGTTCCGCCAGCATTACCGTCACCAAACCGGAAAGTGCGGAAAATACACCACCGGTGGCTTCCTTCTACAGCAAACCCCGTGTCGGCTTTATTGCTCCGGTGCCCACCGATGAAGTGGAGCTGGGCGGCACGGTCTGGTCCAGCGGCAGTTCCTACGACATCGATGGCACCAACATCGGCAGCAGCAATCGCCGCTACCAATGGATCAGCACCCCCGCGGGCTACGACGCGGAAGACCTTACCGGCAAAGGCTCATTCAGTTTCACACCCACCGTGGAAGGCCAGTACACGGTGGAGATGACCGTCAATGACGGAGAGGTCGACAGTGAGCCGGTACGCCGTACCTTCATCGCCCGTACCGGCGCCAACCGCGCACCCACTCCAAGTATCTCGGTGGACTCGCAAACTATCCTGGTGGGGCAGACCGGCTGGTTCGACGGCTCCGGAAGTACCGACCCCGATGACAACGCCCTGACCTACCATTGGCATCTGCTGGACAAACCCGACGGCAGCACCGCGCAACTGCGGTACCAGAACGTGACCCGAACCGACGGCACGGTGCTGAATAACGCCCGCGCCGGCATCGTCGCGGACCAGGCCGGTGTTTATATCGTTATTCTGGCCGTTACCGACAGCCATGGTGTGACCAGCAACCTCACTTCCACCTATTACGGAAGAATCCTGGTCAAGTCGCAAAACAACCCGCCAGTGATCGATAGCATCAGCAACGACAACGATCATCTGGTGAATCGCCGTCGCAACACCCACTTCAACGATGCTGATCAGCCCTACGTGATCGATGATGGCAGCGAGCCGGTTCTGCTCTATACACAAAACGCGGTGGATCCGGATCTCGATACGCTCTATTACTTGTGGACGCTGCAACAACCGGCTGGCAGCGAACTGCCCGATGCCAGCGTCGATGCCACTTTCACAGCGGGCAAACCCCTCGTTGCCGGCACCTACACCGCCACCGCCATCGTCAGCGACGGCATCGATACTTCGGAGCCTCATAGCCTCAACTTCAACGCGGTGCAACGCGCTGACTATCCCAGTCTTTTACTGGAGGATTACCACTCGGCCGGTGAGATAAACAGCTGGGACCGTGTCACACAAAGCGGTTTCGCTACCGGAATGCCCGGCGATGCCCCACGGCAACGCGCCTTCCCCTATTGGGATCACGCCGACAATTCGTTTCCGATAACCGCCTTTCAACTCGTCGAGGGCGACAATGCCATCAAGAACTACCGGCTGACCGCCTTTGGTGGGAATTACACCATCATCAAGGTTCACGCCAGCGCGCCGAGAAGAAGCGGTACCGAAGCCTTCTCCGGAAAATTCTCCGGACTCACCGAAGGGCAGGTCATCAGGCGGGGTGAAAGCATCGATTTCAGTCTCATCCTCACCGCACCGGCCAACGCCGACGAGGTCATGCGTGACGTCGGCCCCGACCCGGAGCTTCCCGAGGGTGCCTATGACCCGGGTAATGCCCTGATCGGTATGACCTATACCTTCGAGATCGCGGAGAAGCCGGGCTGGACCTTCGAATACGCTCCCGCCAGCTACTAG
- a CDS encoding TonB-dependent receptor, with product MPQPFKSFLILLTTLLWLGQPMPATAQASEVVAFRLPAGNLGDILDLYSRQAGVTVSYEDRLVQGINVSALAGNYRPAEALSMLLRGSKLRAVPVGDGAWVIQSIPEATSDAFTLQPIQVQGHSAKADQVYRTAGSVNVIEQKDIERFRGTSVGDIFQGTPGVLVGENRNSGGLDINIRGMQGQGRVPVVVDGARQETTVYRGYAGVSSRTYLDPDLISEIEVQKGPVMSADGAGATGGVVSMRTIGANDIIKPGKDWGIRLRGSVMGNSSSPPPAGTVAGMNGTGRTYRTDCAVPSLCEGEHALPDSFGSPEGMDRPGLFDMRGWAGSIATARRFEHFDLIAAYAQRNQGNYYTGAHGPTPEVELSYRELPFYTEVTAVRDGIARFRGEERVVNSNNRSNTLLLKSNLYLGDDQTWELGYQRYDSEYGELMPSQLIWLEQIKQTDNSTVTAHTYTSRYNLNPLDQDWLNLDFNLWHTHTRSLNRSYSEDIYEGFSDTPRPERYDRWGADLGNETLFDRWGQHTLSYGFTAQREEIDTDLPSSDDDTPISNASFGRIGDRTELSAFFNWQWQPHPALTLDAGIRYLRAETDDHKLVVPQGREENLYDDDGNVIETVYVESVFCVDNNGDGACDPIRYRTRNSGSAPVASLTWEPWMNGVQFYARYAEGLRMPSLFEATQGWSVQPALDVPLKPERAVNKEIGMNILRRDLFLNDDRLALKLSRFRNVTHDYLTRTSQNLWEEGNQIFVMRNIDSVTLHGTELALEYDAGFAYTKLGGSKYDHIEVCHYGSYRRERCNDYGVANSYFNNMIPPKWHASVTLGARLFKRRLDIGSRVTFMGQRTPTPPFNDDTSRGFNQPVPWHDYRLVDVYASWQYDESLIIDFNIDNLTDQYYLDALSLGLVPAPGRTARLSLTMKF from the coding sequence ATGCCGCAACCGTTCAAGTCCTTTCTGATTCTGCTCACCACGCTGTTGTGGCTGGGGCAGCCCATGCCGGCGACGGCACAGGCTTCCGAGGTGGTGGCGTTCCGTCTTCCCGCCGGGAATCTTGGGGATATTCTTGATCTTTACTCGCGCCAGGCCGGCGTCACCGTGTCCTACGAAGACCGTCTGGTACAGGGTATCAACGTCTCCGCGCTTGCCGGGAACTACCGCCCCGCCGAAGCCCTGTCGATGCTGTTGCGTGGCAGTAAGTTGCGAGCTGTTCCGGTCGGCGACGGCGCCTGGGTCATCCAGTCCATCCCGGAAGCCACCTCCGATGCTTTCACCTTGCAACCAATCCAGGTGCAAGGGCATTCCGCCAAGGCCGATCAGGTTTACCGCACCGCCGGTTCGGTCAACGTCATTGAGCAGAAAGACATCGAGCGATTTCGCGGCACTTCGGTGGGCGATATTTTCCAGGGCACCCCGGGCGTACTGGTGGGCGAAAACCGTAACAGCGGCGGCCTGGATATCAATATCCGCGGCATGCAGGGTCAGGGGCGGGTGCCGGTGGTGGTCGACGGTGCCCGCCAGGAAACCACGGTTTACCGGGGCTATGCCGGTGTCTCCTCGCGTACCTATCTGGACCCGGACCTGATCTCCGAAATAGAAGTGCAAAAAGGGCCAGTGATGAGTGCCGACGGCGCCGGCGCTACCGGTGGCGTGGTCAGCATGCGCACCATCGGTGCCAATGACATCATCAAGCCCGGCAAGGACTGGGGCATCCGGCTTCGTGGCAGCGTCATGGGCAACAGCAGCTCCCCGCCCCCGGCCGGTACCGTCGCCGGCATGAACGGCACGGGCCGGACTTATCGCACGGATTGCGCGGTACCCAGTCTTTGTGAAGGCGAGCACGCCCTGCCCGATTCATTCGGTTCCCCGGAGGGCATGGACCGGCCGGGGCTGTTCGACATGCGCGGTTGGGCCGGCAGCATCGCCACCGCGCGCCGCTTCGAGCACTTCGATCTGATCGCCGCCTACGCCCAACGCAATCAGGGTAACTACTATACCGGGGCCCACGGCCCCACACCCGAAGTGGAACTGAGTTACCGCGAGCTGCCGTTCTATACCGAGGTGACCGCCGTACGCGACGGCATCGCACGCTTTCGCGGCGAGGAACGGGTGGTCAACAGCAACAATCGCAGCAACACCCTGCTGCTCAAAAGCAATCTCTACCTTGGCGACGATCAGACCTGGGAACTGGGTTACCAGCGCTACGACAGCGAATACGGCGAGCTGATGCCCTCCCAGCTAATCTGGCTGGAGCAGATCAAACAGACCGACAACAGCACCGTCACCGCCCATACCTATACCAGCCGCTACAACCTGAACCCTCTGGACCAGGATTGGCTGAATCTGGATTTCAACCTCTGGCACACCCACACCCGCTCGCTAAACCGCAGTTACTCCGAAGACATTTACGAGGGCTTTTCGGACACGCCCAGGCCGGAGCGCTACGACCGCTGGGGAGCCGATCTGGGCAACGAGACGCTGTTCGACCGCTGGGGGCAACATACCCTCAGCTACGGTTTCACCGCGCAAAGAGAGGAAATCGATACCGATCTTCCCAGCAGCGACGACGACACCCCGATCAGTAACGCCAGTTTCGGCCGCATCGGCGACCGTACTGAACTGAGCGCCTTCTTCAACTGGCAGTGGCAACCGCATCCCGCTCTGACCCTGGACGCGGGCATCCGTTACCTGCGCGCGGAAACCGACGATCACAAACTGGTGGTACCGCAAGGCCGGGAAGAGAACCTCTACGACGACGACGGCAACGTCATCGAGACCGTTTACGTGGAAAGCGTCTTCTGCGTGGACAACAACGGCGACGGCGCCTGTGATCCGATTCGTTACCGTACCCGTAACAGCGGCAGCGCTCCGGTGGCCAGCTTGACCTGGGAGCCCTGGATGAACGGCGTGCAGTTCTACGCCCGCTACGCCGAAGGCCTGCGAATGCCCAGCCTGTTCGAGGCCACTCAGGGCTGGTCGGTACAACCGGCGCTCGATGTGCCGTTAAAGCCCGAGCGCGCCGTCAACAAAGAGATTGGCATGAACATTCTGCGCCGCGATCTGTTCTTGAACGATGACCGTCTGGCACTGAAGTTGTCACGTTTCCGCAATGTCACCCACGACTATCTGACGCGCACTTCGCAGAATCTCTGGGAGGAAGGGAACCAGATTTTCGTCATGCGCAACATTGACAGCGTGACACTGCACGGCACCGAGCTGGCCCTGGAGTACGATGCCGGCTTTGCCTATACCAAACTTGGCGGCAGCAAATACGATCATATCGAGGTCTGCCATTACGGCAGTTATCGGCGCGAACGCTGCAATGACTACGGCGTGGCCAACTCCTATTTCAACAACATGATCCCGCCAAAGTGGCACGCCAGCGTCACCCTCGGCGCGCGCTTGTTCAAAAGACGTCTGGACATCGGCTCCCGCGTCACCTTCATGGGCCAACGCACACCCACACCGCCATTCAACGACGACACCTCGCGCGGCTTTAACCAGCCGGTGCCCTGGCACGACTACCGCCTGGTGGATGTGTACGCGAGTTGGCAATACGACGAGTCACTGATCATCGATTTCAACATCGACAACCTTACCGACCAGTACTACCTGGACGCCCTGAGTCTTGGCCTGGTGCCGGCGCCGGGCCGCACCGCGCGGCTGAGCCTGACAATGAAATTCTGA